One segment of Vibrio mimicus DNA contains the following:
- the trxA gene encoding thioredoxin TrxA, protein MSDKILQLTDDGFENDVIKAAGPVLVDFWAEWCGPCKMIAPILDEVADEYAGKLTIGKLNIDHNAGTPPKFGIRGIPTLLLFKDGSVVATKVGALSKTQLKEFLDANL, encoded by the coding sequence ATGAGTGACAAAATTTTGCAGCTGACCGATGACGGTTTCGAGAACGACGTAATCAAAGCTGCAGGCCCGGTTCTGGTTGACTTTTGGGCGGAATGGTGTGGTCCTTGTAAGATGATTGCGCCGATCCTAGATGAAGTGGCTGATGAATACGCAGGCAAACTCACTATCGGTAAACTGAATATTGACCATAACGCAGGAACACCACCTAAGTTTGGTATTCGCGGCATTCCAACACTGCTTCTATTTAAAGATGGTAGTGTGGTAGCCACCAAAGTTGGTGCGCTATCTAAGACTCAACTTAAAGAGTTCCTCGACGCGAACCTGTAA
- a CDS encoding 3-phenylpropionate MFS transporter → MFTPTPYGWISQYFIGFFFAYGVYLPFWSLWFEDQGVSATDIGVLVGIGFATRCVANLVLTPRLHRVEQLMPALRWLSFAALLFVGFHFFTGGSFWLMALATVLFNLCCGPVVPLSDAMANYYAKLKMLDYGRTRLWGSIAFIAGSTVVGFLVAKWGSSMILYTALVGVAVSLLLSFRRINPMPVTEHEAHAVRPKLTELLTEWPVVKFLLLVALIQGSHAAYYSFGSIYWKQAGHSEDIIGYLWSLGVVSEVLVFAFSKRWFAGWSLRALFLAASIGVMLRWGLTASTTTILALVAIQLLHGVTFAMAHIAAIQYIQHAPQNKMVALQALYNAIPLGAVIAAITTLSGWGYEHWGSAVFWAMAAMGAFALLIRVDMPPSQVQDGSALKAEPEAQN, encoded by the coding sequence ATGTTTACCCCCACTCCCTACGGTTGGATTTCGCAATATTTCATCGGTTTTTTCTTTGCTTACGGCGTTTATTTGCCATTTTGGTCACTCTGGTTTGAAGACCAAGGGGTATCCGCTACCGATATTGGTGTGTTGGTCGGGATTGGTTTTGCAACGCGCTGTGTGGCTAACCTCGTGCTTACGCCACGTTTGCACCGAGTTGAGCAGTTAATGCCGGCGCTGCGTTGGCTCAGTTTCGCGGCGTTATTGTTTGTCGGCTTCCACTTTTTTACAGGCGGCAGCTTTTGGTTAATGGCACTGGCAACGGTTCTGTTTAACCTCTGTTGTGGTCCTGTGGTGCCGCTGTCGGATGCGATGGCCAACTACTATGCCAAGCTCAAAATGCTCGACTACGGGCGCACTCGCCTGTGGGGCTCGATCGCCTTTATTGCGGGTTCGACCGTGGTGGGTTTCTTGGTGGCAAAGTGGGGCAGCTCGATGATTTTGTACACCGCACTTGTTGGTGTGGCCGTTTCCTTGCTGCTTAGTTTCCGTAGGATTAACCCAATGCCAGTGACGGAACACGAGGCGCATGCGGTGCGTCCCAAGCTGACGGAGCTACTCACCGAATGGCCGGTTGTAAAGTTCCTGTTGCTGGTCGCACTGATCCAAGGCAGCCATGCGGCTTACTACAGCTTTGGCTCGATTTATTGGAAACAAGCGGGTCATTCTGAGGACATCATCGGCTATTTGTGGAGCTTGGGCGTAGTGTCAGAAGTGCTGGTATTTGCCTTTAGTAAACGCTGGTTTGCGGGCTGGAGTCTGCGAGCTCTGTTTTTAGCTGCTTCGATCGGTGTCATGTTGCGTTGGGGATTAACGGCTTCCACGACAACGATTCTCGCCTTGGTCGCGATTCAACTGCTGCATGGGGTGACTTTTGCGATGGCACACATTGCAGCGATTCAATACATCCAACATGCCCCACAAAATAAGATGGTGGCACTGCAAGCGCTGTATAACGCGATTCCACTCGGAGCCGTGATTGCCGCAATCACCACCTTAAGCGGTTGGGGTTATGAGCATTGGGGTTCAGCCGTATTTTGGGCGATGGCTGCGATGGGAGCATTCGCGTTATTGATTCGCGTCGATATGCCACCCTCACAGGTACAAGACGGAAGTGCGCTGAAAGCGGAGCCTGAAGCACAGAATTAA
- the rho gene encoding transcription termination factor Rho, giving the protein MNLTELKNTPVSDLVKLGESLGLENLARLRKQDIIFAILKAHAKSGEDIFGDGVLEILQDGFGFLRSADSSYLAGPDDIYVSPSQIRRFNLRTGDSIAGKIRPPKEGERYFALLKVNTVNDDRPDNARNKILFENLTPLHANERMVMERGNGSTEDITARVLDLAAPIGKGQRGLIVAPPKAGKTMLLQNIAQSIASNHPECVLMVLLIDERPEEVTEMQRLVKGEVVASTFDEPASRHVQVAEMVIEKAKRLVEHKKDVVILLDSITRLARAYNTVVPASGKVLTGGVDANALHRPKRFFGAARNVEEGGSLTIIATALVDTGSKMDEVIYEEFKGTGNMELHLNRKIAEKRVFPAIDFNRSGTRREELLTKTDELQKMWILRKIVHPMGETDAMEFLIDKLAMTKTNDEFFDAMRRQ; this is encoded by the coding sequence ATGAATCTAACAGAACTGAAGAACACCCCTGTGTCTGATCTGGTTAAGCTTGGCGAAAGTCTGGGCCTTGAAAACCTGGCACGCCTACGCAAACAAGACATTATTTTCGCAATCCTCAAAGCACACGCAAAAAGTGGTGAAGACATTTTTGGCGATGGGGTTCTGGAAATTCTTCAAGACGGTTTTGGTTTCTTACGTAGTGCAGACAGTTCATACCTTGCTGGCCCTGACGACATCTATGTGTCACCTAGCCAAATTCGTCGCTTTAACCTACGTACAGGCGACTCAATTGCCGGGAAAATTCGTCCGCCAAAAGAGGGTGAACGTTACTTTGCATTGCTCAAAGTGAACACTGTAAACGATGACCGCCCAGACAACGCCCGCAACAAAATCCTTTTCGAGAACTTAACTCCTCTGCATGCCAACGAACGTATGGTGATGGAACGTGGTAACGGCTCCACAGAAGATATTACCGCGCGTGTTCTCGATTTGGCAGCACCAATTGGTAAAGGTCAACGTGGTTTGATCGTTGCTCCGCCAAAAGCGGGTAAAACCATGCTGCTGCAAAACATTGCTCAAAGTATCGCCAGTAATCACCCTGAGTGTGTGCTGATGGTGCTACTGATTGACGAGCGTCCAGAAGAAGTGACTGAAATGCAGCGCCTAGTAAAAGGTGAAGTGGTTGCTTCAACCTTTGATGAACCAGCATCGCGCCACGTCCAAGTGGCTGAAATGGTCATTGAAAAAGCTAAGCGTCTGGTTGAGCACAAGAAAGATGTGGTGATCCTGCTTGACTCGATTACACGTCTGGCTCGTGCGTACAACACTGTGGTTCCTGCATCAGGTAAAGTACTGACTGGTGGTGTGGATGCGAACGCATTGCATCGTCCTAAGCGTTTCTTTGGTGCAGCACGTAATGTAGAAGAAGGCGGTAGCTTGACCATTATCGCTACTGCACTGGTTGATACCGGTTCGAAGATGGATGAAGTGATTTACGAAGAGTTCAAAGGTACAGGTAACATGGAACTGCACTTGAACCGTAAGATTGCTGAAAAACGTGTTTTCCCAGCTATCGACTTCAACCGTTCAGGTACGCGTCGTGAAGAGTTACTGACTAAGACCGATGAGCTACAAAAGATGTGGATTCTACGCAAGATCGTTCACCCAATGGGCGAAACCGATGCGATGGAATTCCTAATTGATAAGTTAGCCATGACCAAAACCAACGATGAGTTTTTCGATGCAATGCGTCGTCAATAA
- a CDS encoding hybrid sensor histidine kinase/response regulator codes for MQGWLVIPVSLAYLGVLFLIAWYGDRQTRWLANWRPWIYSLSIAVYCTSWTFYGTVGQASVNPWSFLPIYIAPILMFVFGWRVLARLILIAKREHITSLADFIAARYGKSQGLAVAVTVIAVLGILPYIALQLRGITMGLNIVAPDLMGQYGYQESHVSWFVVLALALFTMLFGTRHIDNTEHHRGMMMAIAFESIVKLVAFLCVGVFIAYLAWRTDGLELSTIAANTYQAPNWPTLFIHTLLTMIAIVCLPRQFHTMVVENERPQDLHTARWLFPVYLLLMSLFVLPIAWTGQGLLPNTSPDTFMISLPASAGAHDMALLAFLGGTSAASGMVIVSTIALAIMVSNDLVMPLLLRRMRLSQRTHRHFSGLLVVIRRTLILLLLLGAWGFYQVLDSIPSLSAIGFLSFSAITQFAPAIFGGMYWREGNRKGVYVGLAVGFALWLITLMSATDMLAGDASNNVLLWVITPPDWLVELGLKSADWGMLLSVTLNTLCYIGISLVTRASLSERLQAAAFVGTPLPENENMSLYQSRVTVGELEMLASRFVGRSRVRNAFAQYWNQQSETLLPNQQASSSLIRHTERVLAGVFGASSAKLVLTSALQGRKMQLEEVATIVDEASELYDFSRGLLQGAIEHIGQGIAVVDKQLRLVAWNQRYLELFEFPAGLIQVGRPIADVIRHNAQQGLCGPGDPEEHVRRRVYHLEQGTSHTSSRVRPDGRVIEVQGNPMPGGGFVMSFTDITVFREAEQSLKIANETLEERVLQRTLELEKLNKQLVMATQRSERESQSKSRFLAAVSHDLMQPLNAARLFASSLTEVAKEAEVQKLAHHIESALGAAEDLISDLLDISRLESGKIDLHPHSFAIMDVLANLNAEFSALAAKQGVQFSMVPSSLWVHSDPKLLRRVIQNFLTNAFRYNPNGKVILGVRRVAIGQVRIDVWDNGIGIEQDKQQEIFEEFNRGGQVRSDQGLGLGLAISKGIAHVLGHQISMRSWPRQGSVFSLTLERAEPSQQPISTATPVADTSSELQHLRVLCVDNESDILVGMRDLLERWGCEVKTATDIHASLKALESQWIPDVILSDYRLDNGRTGLEVLQQCRLRLGDCFAGVIISADRSPDILEGIESNGFSFMAKPIKPLKLRALLNRIA; via the coding sequence ATGCAAGGTTGGTTGGTGATACCTGTTTCGCTCGCTTATCTCGGCGTGCTGTTTTTGATTGCTTGGTATGGTGACAGGCAAACTCGTTGGCTGGCCAATTGGCGGCCATGGATCTATAGCTTGTCGATTGCGGTTTACTGTACCTCTTGGACGTTCTACGGCACGGTCGGGCAGGCGAGTGTCAATCCTTGGTCGTTTTTGCCTATCTATATCGCCCCCATCTTGATGTTTGTGTTTGGTTGGCGAGTCTTGGCGCGACTGATTTTGATCGCTAAACGTGAGCACATTACTTCGCTCGCCGATTTTATCGCAGCCCGTTATGGCAAATCGCAAGGGCTTGCTGTCGCCGTCACTGTGATTGCGGTATTGGGCATTCTGCCGTACATCGCGCTGCAACTGCGCGGCATTACCATGGGCTTAAATATCGTTGCTCCTGATTTAATGGGCCAATATGGCTATCAAGAATCACACGTTTCTTGGTTTGTGGTGCTGGCGTTGGCGTTATTTACCATGCTGTTTGGTACTCGACATATCGATAATACTGAGCACCATCGCGGGATGATGATGGCGATTGCGTTTGAATCGATTGTCAAATTGGTCGCGTTTCTCTGTGTTGGAGTGTTTATCGCGTATCTGGCTTGGCGTACCGACGGATTAGAGCTTTCAACGATTGCCGCCAACACTTACCAAGCCCCTAACTGGCCCACCTTATTTATCCATACGCTGCTGACCATGATTGCCATCGTCTGTCTGCCGCGCCAATTCCATACCATGGTGGTAGAAAACGAACGGCCACAAGATCTGCACACCGCGCGTTGGTTATTCCCGGTTTATTTGCTGTTAATGAGCCTGTTTGTGCTGCCTATTGCGTGGACTGGGCAGGGGCTGCTGCCGAACACGTCACCCGATACCTTTATGATCAGTTTACCTGCTTCAGCTGGGGCGCATGATATGGCTTTGCTGGCCTTTTTAGGTGGTACTTCTGCAGCTTCTGGTATGGTGATTGTCTCTACCATCGCGCTTGCGATCATGGTTTCCAATGATTTGGTGATGCCTTTGTTGCTGCGCCGCATGAGGCTGTCGCAGCGAACCCATCGTCATTTCTCTGGCTTGTTGGTGGTGATCCGCCGCACCTTGATTCTGCTTTTACTGTTGGGGGCATGGGGTTTCTATCAGGTACTCGATAGCATTCCATCGTTATCGGCGATTGGTTTTCTTTCGTTTTCCGCCATTACCCAGTTTGCGCCAGCCATTTTCGGCGGCATGTATTGGCGAGAAGGCAATCGCAAAGGGGTGTATGTCGGCTTAGCCGTTGGGTTTGCTTTATGGCTGATTACCTTGATGAGTGCGACCGATATGCTGGCGGGCGATGCCAGCAATAACGTGCTGCTGTGGGTAATCACCCCACCTGATTGGTTAGTGGAACTGGGTTTAAAGAGTGCGGATTGGGGAATGCTACTGAGCGTGACCCTCAACACTTTGTGTTATATCGGCATCTCTTTAGTGACTCGCGCCAGTTTGAGTGAGCGTTTGCAAGCAGCGGCGTTTGTCGGTACTCCTCTGCCAGAAAACGAAAACATGAGCCTCTACCAAAGCCGAGTTACGGTCGGTGAATTGGAAATGTTGGCTTCACGTTTTGTCGGGCGTTCTCGGGTGCGTAATGCGTTTGCCCAGTACTGGAATCAGCAGAGTGAGACTCTGCTGCCGAATCAGCAAGCTTCTTCCAGTTTGATTCGACATACCGAAAGGGTGCTGGCAGGGGTGTTTGGGGCGTCATCGGCCAAACTGGTGCTCACCTCGGCGCTGCAAGGGCGAAAGATGCAGCTTGAGGAAGTGGCAACCATAGTCGATGAAGCGTCTGAACTGTACGATTTCAGTCGAGGCTTATTGCAAGGAGCGATTGAACATATTGGCCAAGGGATTGCCGTGGTCGATAAACAATTACGCTTGGTCGCGTGGAATCAGCGCTATCTGGAGTTATTTGAGTTTCCTGCGGGATTAATTCAGGTTGGACGGCCGATTGCCGATGTGATTCGCCACAATGCTCAGCAAGGTTTGTGTGGACCGGGGGATCCTGAAGAGCATGTCCGGCGGCGTGTTTATCATTTAGAACAAGGAACGAGTCATACCTCTTCACGAGTACGCCCTGATGGGCGAGTGATTGAAGTGCAAGGCAACCCGATGCCTGGCGGCGGTTTCGTGATGAGTTTTACGGACATCACGGTGTTTAGAGAAGCAGAGCAGAGCCTGAAGATCGCCAATGAAACGCTGGAAGAGCGAGTGTTGCAGCGTACATTAGAGTTGGAAAAGCTCAACAAACAGTTGGTGATGGCAACCCAACGTTCGGAACGCGAATCGCAATCCAAATCGCGCTTTTTGGCCGCCGTCAGCCATGATTTGATGCAGCCATTGAACGCGGCGCGTCTGTTTGCTTCTTCACTCACGGAAGTTGCCAAAGAAGCGGAAGTGCAGAAGCTTGCCCATCATATTGAAAGTGCTTTGGGGGCGGCGGAGGATTTGATTAGCGATTTACTGGATATTTCGCGCTTAGAGTCTGGCAAAATCGATCTCCATCCGCACAGCTTTGCGATTATGGATGTTCTTGCCAATCTCAATGCGGAATTCAGTGCGCTCGCGGCTAAACAAGGTGTGCAGTTTAGTATGGTTCCCTCATCACTCTGGGTGCATTCGGACCCCAAATTATTGCGCCGAGTGATCCAAAATTTCTTGACCAACGCGTTTCGTTATAACCCTAACGGTAAAGTGATTCTCGGAGTGCGCCGAGTTGCCATAGGACAGGTTCGCATTGATGTATGGGATAACGGGATTGGCATCGAACAAGATAAGCAGCAGGAAATTTTTGAAGAGTTTAACCGCGGTGGTCAGGTGCGATCTGATCAAGGCTTAGGGCTTGGGTTAGCTATCTCGAAAGGGATCGCCCATGTGCTGGGGCACCAAATTTCGATGCGCTCTTGGCCAAGACAAGGCAGTGTGTTCTCACTGACATTAGAACGAGCGGAGCCCAGTCAGCAGCCGATCAGCACCGCTACGCCAGTCGCCGACACGAGTTCCGAGTTGCAGCACTTACGTGTGCTCTGTGTGGACAACGAGTCGGATATTCTAGTTGGCATGCGCGATCTGCTTGAACGTTGGGGCTGTGAAGTCAAAACCGCCACGGACATTCATGCTAGCCTCAAAGCCCTTGAGTCGCAGTGGATTCCGGATGTCATTTTGTCTGATTATCGCTTGGATAACGGCCGTACGGGGTTAGAAGTGCTGCAGCAGTGCCGTTTGCGTTTGGGTGACTGCTTCGCGGGCGTGATTATCAGTGCCGATCGTAGCCCAGATATTTTGGAAGGGATTGAGTCTAATGGTTTCAGTTTTATGGCAAAACCGATCAAACCCCTTAAGTTACGTGCACTGCTCAACCGTATTGCCTAA
- the gppA gene encoding guanosine-5'-triphosphate,3'-diphosphate diphosphatase, with protein MSQAVSSPLYAAIDLGSNSFHMLVVRHIDGSVQTMAKIKRKVRLAAGLDEHNALSLEAMQRGWDCLSLFAERLQDIPAENIRIVGTATLRTAINACEFIAKANQILGHPIDVISGEEEAATIYKGVAHTSGGLGRRLVVDIGGASTELIIGEGFEAKALTSLKMGCVTWLERHFKDRQLTATNFNNAILAAKEMLEPILTQYNELGWNVCVGASGTVQALQEIMLAQGMDEVITLAKLKRLQKQAMLADHLEELDIEGLTLERALVFPSGLSILIAIFESLNIEAMTLAGGALREGLVYEMVQDLRQDDIRARTIHCVQTRYQLDSAYAEQVAALASKLLAQCGGEEWINEPQAEMLLHTAAQLHEIGLTIDFKKGGEHSAYLLQNLDLPGYTRAQKHYLGEVVRRYREQLTSLPEQYALSGTSGKRVLRLLRLAVLLSHRRNPALEPEVELSAEGDKLTLTMDGQWLTQNPLTRAELELEANRQTDIGWPLSIECR; from the coding sequence ATGAGCCAAGCCGTTTCTTCACCGCTGTACGCTGCAATTGATCTAGGTTCCAACAGCTTTCATATGTTGGTCGTGCGTCATATCGATGGCAGTGTGCAGACAATGGCAAAAATCAAACGTAAGGTGCGTCTGGCTGCTGGCTTAGACGAACATAACGCCTTGAGCTTAGAAGCGATGCAAAGAGGCTGGGATTGCCTTAGTCTCTTTGCCGAGCGGCTGCAAGATATTCCTGCTGAGAATATCCGCATCGTAGGTACCGCCACACTGCGTACTGCCATCAATGCCTGCGAATTTATCGCTAAAGCGAACCAGATTTTAGGTCACCCGATCGACGTGATTTCGGGTGAAGAAGAAGCCGCCACTATCTATAAAGGTGTCGCACATACTTCTGGTGGATTAGGCCGTCGCTTAGTGGTCGATATCGGTGGAGCCAGTACCGAACTGATTATTGGTGAGGGTTTTGAAGCCAAAGCGCTCACCAGTTTGAAGATGGGGTGCGTGACTTGGTTAGAGCGTCATTTCAAAGATCGCCAACTCACCGCCACCAACTTTAATAACGCCATTCTTGCCGCAAAAGAGATGCTCGAGCCTATCCTAACTCAATACAATGAGCTGGGATGGAATGTGTGTGTCGGCGCAAGTGGCACAGTGCAAGCTTTGCAAGAGATCATGCTGGCGCAAGGCATGGATGAGGTGATCACGCTCGCCAAACTCAAGCGTTTACAAAAGCAAGCCATGCTAGCCGATCATCTCGAAGAGCTGGATATCGAAGGGTTAACGCTGGAACGTGCTCTGGTTTTCCCAAGTGGCTTGTCGATTCTGATTGCGATTTTTGAATCACTGAATATCGAGGCAATGACGCTCGCCGGTGGCGCACTGCGCGAAGGGCTCGTCTATGAGATGGTTCAGGACTTACGCCAAGATGATATTCGAGCGCGCACCATTCACTGCGTACAAACTCGTTATCAACTCGATAGCGCTTACGCAGAGCAAGTTGCGGCCCTAGCCAGTAAACTGCTCGCACAATGTGGTGGCGAAGAGTGGATAAATGAACCACAAGCAGAAATGCTGCTGCACACTGCTGCGCAACTGCATGAGATCGGGCTTACCATCGATTTTAAAAAAGGTGGGGAACACAGTGCTTATCTGCTGCAAAACCTCGACCTGCCCGGCTATACCCGCGCGCAGAAGCACTATTTGGGTGAAGTCGTGCGCCGCTATCGTGAACAACTGACTTCTTTGCCTGAGCAATACGCACTTTCAGGCACCAGCGGTAAACGAGTATTGCGTTTACTCCGCCTAGCGGTGTTACTCAGCCATCGACGCAATCCTGCATTAGAGCCTGAGGTTGAGCTCAGTGCCGAAGGGGATAAACTCACCCTGACGATGGACGGACAGTGGCTTACTCAAAATCCACTGACACGCGCAGAACTTGAGTTGGAAGCCAATCGACAGACCGATATTGGCTGGCCACTCTCCATCGAGTGTCGTTAA
- a CDS encoding cyclic nucleotide-binding/CBS domain-containing protein yields the protein MPDKFNMQSPPFNRLTVEQQHQLRSALDVAYFRQRDVLLDANQPTTHLHILIKGTVEERSSDGKEVFAHYANDDLFDVRAMFDEHSKHQYIALEDTLSYLLPKQTFLALYHQNGEFAAYFDNNLAKRQELIEAASQQKNIAEFILTKVDSSIYHPPFIISPEQPLNSVTQLMKERGIDAALVELKPDDPRLGSTRAHPYAIITRTNMLHAVMLEGRPLDTPVGEIATFPVLHVDEGDFLFNAMVMMTRQRIKRVMVCNGNQAVGLLSMIQILSAFSTHSHVLTLAIARATSVDELALAANKQRELVENLMSRGVRTRFVMELISAVNEQIIEKAFELVVPPALHDQCCLVVLGSEGRGEQILKTDQDNALIIQDGLEWHQCQPIMETLTHTLFQLGYPLCPGKVMVNNPKWVRSQSEWKRTLADWVKAARPEQVMDIAIFADAHAVAGNRSLLAPVKAHLRQLMADQELILTEFTRPALNFSVPLTLFGNVKSSKQGIDIKQGGIFPIVHGVRALSLEHAIEANNTFDRIEALVQKRVLEQETGDNLSEAFKLFLKLRLAQQLGNQHSTNQIDFKQLDRTERDLLRHSLHVVKKFKQWLGYHYQIRD from the coding sequence ATGCCAGATAAATTCAATATGCAGTCACCGCCGTTCAACCGACTGACGGTTGAGCAGCAGCACCAACTGCGTAGTGCATTGGATGTCGCCTACTTCCGTCAGCGTGATGTACTGCTTGATGCCAATCAGCCAACCACTCATCTGCATATTCTGATCAAAGGCACGGTGGAAGAACGCAGCTCGGACGGAAAAGAAGTGTTTGCCCACTATGCCAATGATGATCTGTTTGATGTTCGCGCCATGTTTGATGAGCACAGTAAACATCAATACATCGCACTGGAAGACACCTTATCCTACCTACTGCCTAAGCAGACTTTTTTGGCGCTTTATCATCAAAATGGGGAATTTGCGGCTTATTTCGATAACAACCTCGCCAAACGGCAAGAATTGATTGAAGCGGCATCACAACAAAAGAACATTGCCGAATTCATTCTGACTAAGGTCGATAGCTCCATCTATCACCCGCCTTTTATTATTTCGCCAGAACAACCGCTCAACAGTGTGACTCAACTGATGAAAGAGCGCGGGATTGATGCAGCCTTAGTCGAGCTCAAGCCGGATGATCCGAGATTAGGAAGCACACGCGCCCACCCTTACGCCATCATTACCCGCACCAACATGCTGCACGCGGTGATGCTCGAAGGCCGACCTTTGGATACGCCAGTCGGCGAGATTGCCACCTTTCCGGTATTACATGTCGATGAGGGAGATTTCTTGTTCAATGCCATGGTGATGATGACTCGCCAACGCATCAAACGCGTCATGGTGTGTAATGGCAATCAGGCTGTGGGTTTGCTGTCGATGATTCAAATCCTCAGTGCCTTTTCTACCCATTCCCATGTCCTGACTCTCGCCATTGCTCGAGCAACCAGTGTGGATGAGCTGGCACTCGCCGCCAACAAACAGCGCGAACTGGTGGAAAATCTGATGTCGCGCGGGGTACGCACCCGTTTTGTGATGGAGCTGATTTCCGCCGTCAATGAACAGATCATTGAAAAAGCCTTTGAATTGGTAGTACCGCCCGCTTTGCACGATCAGTGCTGTCTCGTGGTTCTGGGTTCAGAAGGCCGCGGTGAGCAAATCCTCAAAACCGATCAAGATAACGCCCTGATCATTCAAGATGGATTGGAATGGCACCAATGCCAACCCATCATGGAGACCCTCACCCATACCTTATTCCAGCTCGGCTACCCGCTCTGCCCCGGTAAAGTGATGGTCAATAACCCGAAATGGGTGCGCAGCCAAAGCGAATGGAAACGCACTCTGGCTGATTGGGTTAAAGCCGCTCGCCCCGAACAAGTGATGGACATTGCCATCTTTGCCGATGCCCACGCGGTGGCGGGAAATCGCTCGCTGCTGGCACCGGTTAAAGCGCATTTGCGCCAATTGATGGCCGATCAAGAACTAATTCTGACCGAGTTTACTCGCCCAGCACTCAACTTTTCGGTACCCCTAACGCTATTTGGTAACGTGAAAAGCAGCAAACAAGGGATAGATATCAAGCAAGGCGGAATTTTCCCCATCGTACATGGGGTGCGCGCCTTAAGTTTGGAGCACGCCATCGAGGCGAATAACACCTTTGACCGAATTGAAGCCTTAGTCCAAAAACGCGTTCTCGAACAAGAGACGGGCGATAACCTGAGCGAAGCGTTTAAGCTGTTTTTGAAACTGCGCCTTGCCCAGCAACTTGGCAATCAACACAGCACGAACCAGATCGACTTCAAACAGCTCGACCGTACCGAACGTGATTTATTGCGCCACAGCCTGCATGTGGTGAAAAAATTTAAACAGTGGCTCGGTTACCACTACCAAATTCGTGATTGA
- the rhlB gene encoding ATP-dependent RNA helicase RhlB encodes MKKTHITEHKFADFGLQPQVIDGLEKKGFVYCTPIQALALPVLLSGQDIAGQAQTGTGKTLAFLTATFNHLLTTPAAEGRAETQPRAIIMAPTRELAIQIYNDAEPLLATTGLKAALAYGGESYDKQLAKLQSGVDILIGTTGRIIDFYKQRAFNLNHIQAVVLDEADRMFDLGFIKDIRFLFRRMPEPKDRLNMLFSATLSYRVQELAFEHMNNPEHVVVEPEQKTGHRIQEELFYPSNEHKMALLQTLVEEEWPDRAIIFANTKHRCEQIWAHLAADNHRVGLLTGDVPQKKRERILEQFTQGDVDILVATDVAARGLHIPQVTHVFNYDLPDDCEDYVHRIGRTGRAGASGHSISFACEEYAINLPAIESYIDHAIPTSDYDPSALLTDLPAPLNLRSSPQQRRTNTAGSRNNGGNRKPQQRRPRAPRPKKEA; translated from the coding sequence ATGAAAAAGACGCATATCACAGAGCATAAGTTCGCCGACTTTGGTTTACAGCCACAAGTTATTGATGGACTGGAAAAAAAAGGGTTTGTTTACTGTACCCCTATCCAAGCATTGGCGTTGCCGGTACTGCTCTCCGGCCAAGACATCGCAGGCCAGGCCCAAACAGGGACTGGTAAAACGCTCGCGTTTCTTACTGCTACCTTCAACCATTTATTAACCACTCCAGCCGCTGAAGGCCGAGCTGAAACTCAGCCGCGCGCCATTATTATGGCTCCGACTCGTGAGCTGGCAATTCAGATCTATAACGATGCCGAACCTTTGTTGGCAACAACAGGTCTGAAAGCGGCTTTGGCTTATGGTGGCGAAAGCTATGATAAGCAACTCGCAAAACTGCAAAGTGGTGTGGATATTTTGATCGGAACCACCGGACGAATTATCGATTTCTACAAACAGCGCGCGTTCAATCTGAATCACATTCAAGCTGTCGTTTTGGATGAAGCGGATCGTATGTTCGATCTCGGTTTTATTAAAGACATTCGCTTCTTGTTCCGCCGTATGCCTGAGCCCAAAGATCGTCTCAACATGCTGTTCTCTGCCACTCTCTCTTACCGCGTGCAAGAGCTTGCGTTCGAGCACATGAACAACCCTGAACATGTCGTGGTTGAACCTGAGCAAAAAACGGGTCATCGTATTCAAGAAGAACTGTTCTACCCATCAAATGAGCACAAGATGGCACTGCTACAGACTTTGGTTGAAGAAGAATGGCCAGATCGCGCAATCATTTTTGCCAACACGAAACATCGCTGTGAACAGATTTGGGCGCACTTAGCGGCGGATAACCACCGTGTTGGTCTGCTGACTGGTGATGTACCGCAGAAAAAACGTGAGCGTATTTTGGAACAGTTCACCCAAGGTGATGTGGACATTCTGGTTGCGACTGACGTTGCAGCGCGTGGCTTACACATTCCTCAAGTAACTCATGTCTTTAACTACGACTTACCAGATGATTGTGAAGACTACGTACACCGTATCGGTCGTACAGGCCGTGCTGGCGCGAGTGGTCATTCAATTAGCTTTGCTTGTGAAGAGTACGCCATTAACTTGCCTGCTATCGAGAGCTATATTGATCATGCTATTCCAACCTCGGACTATGACCCTTCTGCTCTGCTGACCGATCTGCCTGCACCGCTGAACCTACGTTCGTCACCACAACAGCGTCGTACCAATACCGCAGGTTCTCGCAACAATGGTGGTAATCGTAAACCGCAGCAACGCCGCCCACGCGCACCACGTCCGAAAAAGGAAGCCTGA